The Ruania alba genome window below encodes:
- a CDS encoding nucleoside hydrolase — protein sequence MDLAVDVREGEAPHRDDAPSLYLESDFYMDVDDVAALAIALTLHTAGKIDLIGFGVNADNEWGARCAEVVTYPYDVDLPVGVRGGIMEEPDRRPYDHSRTLCESYSEVPRRHPSDGTAALRRALAAAAPGSVTVASVGFMDNLVGLLDSGPDEHSDLAGVDLIRRSVGRTVMMGGVFPSGREHNLAWRPALTRSVLERWPGPIELVGFEAADQVVIGRDLADDLGQESPVALAFRLFEEFAGRTGRPSWDPLTVYLAAFGECELVEWSEPGRLTLDDDGTNHFHPEPGGPHKYAIPRVGPEQLARELDGWLRRLPVVSSERADALRSMDGPTARWGALPASTRVPHAPRR from the coding sequence ATGGATCTCGCTGTCGATGTTCGCGAGGGCGAGGCCCCACACCGAGATGACGCGCCGTCGCTCTATCTGGAGAGCGACTTCTACATGGACGTCGACGACGTCGCCGCCCTGGCCATCGCGCTCACCCTGCACACGGCCGGAAAGATCGACCTGATCGGCTTCGGCGTGAACGCGGACAACGAGTGGGGGGCGCGATGTGCCGAGGTGGTCACCTACCCGTATGACGTCGACCTGCCCGTGGGGGTGCGTGGCGGGATCATGGAGGAGCCGGACCGGCGCCCCTACGACCACTCGCGCACCCTGTGCGAGAGTTATTCCGAGGTGCCCCGACGGCACCCGTCGGACGGCACCGCGGCACTACGGCGTGCGCTGGCAGCGGCCGCGCCCGGGAGCGTGACGGTCGCGTCGGTGGGGTTCATGGACAACCTGGTGGGTCTGCTCGACTCCGGACCGGACGAGCACAGCGACCTGGCCGGGGTCGATCTGATCCGCCGCTCCGTCGGTCGCACGGTGATGATGGGCGGCGTGTTCCCCAGCGGGCGCGAGCACAACCTGGCCTGGCGGCCGGCCCTGACGCGCAGCGTGCTGGAGCGGTGGCCGGGCCCGATCGAGCTCGTGGGTTTCGAGGCGGCCGATCAGGTGGTGATCGGGCGCGACCTCGCCGACGATCTCGGCCAGGAGAGCCCGGTGGCGCTCGCGTTCCGGCTGTTCGAGGAGTTCGCCGGGCGCACGGGGCGCCCGAGCTGGGATCCGCTGACGGTGTACCTGGCTGCCTTCGGTGAGTGCGAGCTGGTCGAATGGAGCGAGCCCGGCCGGCTCACCCTGGACGACGACGGCACGAACCACTTCCACCCCGAACCCGGCGGGCCGCACAAGTACGCGATCCCCCGCGTAGGGCCGGAGCAGCTCGCCCGTGAGCTGGACGGATGGCTCCGACGCCTCCCGGTGGTCTCTTCTGAGCGTGCGGACGCACTCCGGTCGATGGATGGGCCGACGGCCC